In a genomic window of Punica granatum isolate Tunisia-2019 chromosome 6, ASM765513v2, whole genome shotgun sequence:
- the LOC116212038 gene encoding silicon efflux transporter LSI2 isoform X2, with amino-acid sequence MALASTPKVVLGSIAFAIFWVLAVFPSVPFLPVGRTAGSLLGAMLMVIFRVLTPEQAYASIDLQILGLLFGTMVVSIYLERADLFQHLGKLLSWRSKGAKDLLSRVCLISAISSALFTNDTSCVVLTEFVLKIARQHNLPPRPFLLALASSANIGSSATPIGNPQNLVIAIQSKISFGNFLLGLFPAMLVGVVVNAVILLGMYWRVLSVPKDEEDVPMEVVSEEDVTSHRFSPARMSHFPSQESNRRLNSSPTSIQSSPKANGSPVNLETLRNRLVSSENEIQRASSNNGLNEDDIVTTSKGVLSVEMRSNDGKETPSAKWKRLVWKSCVYLVTVGMLISLLMGLNMSWTAITAALALVVLDFKDAGACLEKVSYSLLIFFCGMFITVDGFNKTGIPSTLWNLMEPYSKIDRPSGIAVLAIVILVLSNLASNVPTVLLLGGRVAASAAAISSAEEKKSWLILAWVSTVAGNLSLLGSAANLIVCEQARRAPGLGYTLSFWGHLKFGVPSTIIVTAIGLTLIR; translated from the exons ATGGCACTGGCTTCAACTCCTAAAGTGGTTCTTGGCTCCATAGCGTTTGCCATCTTCTGGGTCCTCGCGGTTTTCCCGTCCGTCCCGTTCCTCCCGGTTGGGCGGACTGCAGGTTCTCTTCTCGGGGCCATGCTGATGGTCATCTTCCGAGTCTTAACTCCAGAGCAAGCCTATGCATCAATTGACCTCCAGATCCTCGGCCTCCTCTTCGGAACAATGGTTGTTAGCATCTACCTCGAGAGGGCGGACTTGTTCCAGCACTTAGGGAAGTTACTTTCTTGGAGAAGCAAAGGAGCCAAGGACCTGCTCAGTCGGGTTTGCTTGATATCTGCGATTTCGAGCGCTCTCTTCACAAACGATACCTCCTGCGTTGTCTTAACCGAGTTCGTCCTTAAGATTGCCCGACAGCACAATCTGCCTCCTCGCCCGTTTTTACTAGCCCTGGCCTCCAGCGCGAATATTGGGTCTTCAGCAACTCCGATTGGAAACCCCCAGAATCTTGTGATAGCCATCCAGAGTAAGATCTCGTTTGGGAATTTCCTCCTTGGCCTTTTCCCAGCGATGCTTGTGGGAGTTGTAGTTAATGCGGTGATACTTTTGGGCATGTATTGGAGGGTGCTGTCAGTTCCCAAGGACGAGGAGGATGTGCCCATGGAAGTCGTGTCCGAGGAAGATGTGACTTCTCATCGGTTTTCACCAGCTAGAATGTCCCACTTCCCGTCCCAAGAGTCGAACAGGAGATTGAATTCATCTCCTACAAGCATTCAAAGCTCTCCCAAGGCCAATGGAAGTCCGGTGAATCTCGAGACGCTTAGGAACCGGCTGGTTTCAAGCGAGAACGAGATCCAGAGGGCCTCATCGAACAACGGACTGAATGAAGACGACATTGTCACTACCTCAAAAGGTGTCCTGTCTGTGGAAATGAGATCCAACGATGGAAAGGAAACTCCTTCCGCGAAATGGAAGAGGCTGGTGTGGAAATCTTGCGTTTACCTTGTCACGGTTGGGATGCTGATCTCGTTGCTGATGGGTCTCAACATGTCCTGGACAGCGATCACCGCTGCGCTTGCCCTTGTAGTCCTTGACTTTAAGGATGCCGGGGCCTGCCTTGAGAAG GTCTCGTACTCGTTGCTGATCTTCTTCTGCGGGATGTTCATCACGGTTGATGGTTTCAATAAGACTGGTATCCCGAGCACGTTGTGGAACCTCATGGAGCCATACTCGAAGATTGACCGTCCGAGCGGAATCGCAGTTCTTGCCATAGTTATTCTGGTTCTCTCAAACTTGGCTTCCAACGTACCAACAG TCCTGCTGCTCGGAGGGCGTGTGGCTGCATCAGCGGCTGCAATTTCATCAGCCGAAGAGAAGAAGTCGTGGCTGATCTTGGCCTGGGTGAGCACAGTGGCGGGGAATCTCTCCCTGCTCGGGTCGGCAGCGAACTTGATCGTGTGTGAGCAGGCTCGGCGGGCCCCAGGCCTGGGGTATACCCTGTCCTTCTGGGGCCACCTCAAATTTGGAGTTCCATCCACCATTATAGTCACCGCCATTGGACTGACTCTCATTAGATGA
- the LOC116212038 gene encoding silicon efflux transporter LSI2 isoform X1: MALASTPKVVLGSIAFAIFWVLAVFPSVPFLPVGRTAGSLLGAMLMVIFRVLTPEQAYASIDLQILGLLFGTMVVSIYLERADLFQHLGKLLSWRSKGAKDLLSRVCLISAISSALFTNDTSCVVLTEFVLKIARQHNLPPRPFLLALASSANIGSSATPIGNPQNLVIAIQSKISFGNFLLGLFPAMLVGVVVNAVILLGMYWRVLSVPKDEEDVPMEVVSEEDVTSHRFSPARMSHFPSQESNRRLNSSPTSIQSSPKANGSPVNLETLRNRLVSSENEIQRASSNNGLNEDDIVTTSKGVLSVEMRSNDGKETPSAKWKRLVWKSCVYLVTVGMLISLLMGLNMSWTAITAALALVVLDFKDAGACLEKVKRIMSVTKSLDFLAKIYLLLVQVSYSLLIFFCGMFITVDGFNKTGIPSTLWNLMEPYSKIDRPSGIAVLAIVILVLSNLASNVPTVLLLGGRVAASAAAISSAEEKKSWLILAWVSTVAGNLSLLGSAANLIVCEQARRAPGLGYTLSFWGHLKFGVPSTIIVTAIGLTLIR; encoded by the exons ATGGCACTGGCTTCAACTCCTAAAGTGGTTCTTGGCTCCATAGCGTTTGCCATCTTCTGGGTCCTCGCGGTTTTCCCGTCCGTCCCGTTCCTCCCGGTTGGGCGGACTGCAGGTTCTCTTCTCGGGGCCATGCTGATGGTCATCTTCCGAGTCTTAACTCCAGAGCAAGCCTATGCATCAATTGACCTCCAGATCCTCGGCCTCCTCTTCGGAACAATGGTTGTTAGCATCTACCTCGAGAGGGCGGACTTGTTCCAGCACTTAGGGAAGTTACTTTCTTGGAGAAGCAAAGGAGCCAAGGACCTGCTCAGTCGGGTTTGCTTGATATCTGCGATTTCGAGCGCTCTCTTCACAAACGATACCTCCTGCGTTGTCTTAACCGAGTTCGTCCTTAAGATTGCCCGACAGCACAATCTGCCTCCTCGCCCGTTTTTACTAGCCCTGGCCTCCAGCGCGAATATTGGGTCTTCAGCAACTCCGATTGGAAACCCCCAGAATCTTGTGATAGCCATCCAGAGTAAGATCTCGTTTGGGAATTTCCTCCTTGGCCTTTTCCCAGCGATGCTTGTGGGAGTTGTAGTTAATGCGGTGATACTTTTGGGCATGTATTGGAGGGTGCTGTCAGTTCCCAAGGACGAGGAGGATGTGCCCATGGAAGTCGTGTCCGAGGAAGATGTGACTTCTCATCGGTTTTCACCAGCTAGAATGTCCCACTTCCCGTCCCAAGAGTCGAACAGGAGATTGAATTCATCTCCTACAAGCATTCAAAGCTCTCCCAAGGCCAATGGAAGTCCGGTGAATCTCGAGACGCTTAGGAACCGGCTGGTTTCAAGCGAGAACGAGATCCAGAGGGCCTCATCGAACAACGGACTGAATGAAGACGACATTGTCACTACCTCAAAAGGTGTCCTGTCTGTGGAAATGAGATCCAACGATGGAAAGGAAACTCCTTCCGCGAAATGGAAGAGGCTGGTGTGGAAATCTTGCGTTTACCTTGTCACGGTTGGGATGCTGATCTCGTTGCTGATGGGTCTCAACATGTCCTGGACAGCGATCACCGCTGCGCTTGCCCTTGTAGTCCTTGACTTTAAGGATGCCGGGGCCTGCCTTGAGAAGGTAAAACGAATTATGAGCGTAACAAAGTCTCTCGACTTTTTGGCTAAGATCTA TCTTCTTCTGGTTCAGGTCTCGTACTCGTTGCTGATCTTCTTCTGCGGGATGTTCATCACGGTTGATGGTTTCAATAAGACTGGTATCCCGAGCACGTTGTGGAACCTCATGGAGCCATACTCGAAGATTGACCGTCCGAGCGGAATCGCAGTTCTTGCCATAGTTATTCTGGTTCTCTCAAACTTGGCTTCCAACGTACCAACAG TCCTGCTGCTCGGAGGGCGTGTGGCTGCATCAGCGGCTGCAATTTCATCAGCCGAAGAGAAGAAGTCGTGGCTGATCTTGGCCTGGGTGAGCACAGTGGCGGGGAATCTCTCCCTGCTCGGGTCGGCAGCGAACTTGATCGTGTGTGAGCAGGCTCGGCGGGCCCCAGGCCTGGGGTATACCCTGTCCTTCTGGGGCCACCTCAAATTTGGAGTTCCATCCACCATTATAGTCACCGCCATTGGACTGACTCTCATTAGATGA